Proteins from a single region of Massilibacterium senegalense:
- the fabL gene encoding enoyl-[acyl-carrier-protein] reductase FabL, with amino-acid sequence MSKKVALVTGSSRGIGKVIAKELAKQGYDLVINYNRSKSAAEETAEEIRALGSDVLLVKAHLGKKEKIEELFTKIDEHYGRLDVLVNNAASGVLRPLMELEENHWDWTMDINSKAVLFCSQEAAKRMDKTGGGKIVNLSSIGAIRYLDNYTAVGVSKAAVEALTRYLAVELASKNIIVNAVSGGAVDTDALKHFPNREELLGGSSQKTPAGRLVEKEDLANIVMFLLSDQANMICGQTIIVDGGISLLTM; translated from the coding sequence ATGAGTAAAAAGGTAGCGTTAGTGACAGGAAGTAGTCGTGGAATTGGAAAAGTAATTGCGAAAGAACTTGCAAAACAAGGATACGATTTAGTGATTAATTACAATAGAAGTAAAAGTGCTGCAGAAGAAACAGCAGAAGAAATACGTGCTTTAGGAAGTGATGTTCTTTTAGTAAAAGCACATTTGGGAAAAAAAGAAAAAATTGAAGAGTTGTTTACAAAAATTGATGAACATTATGGACGTCTCGATGTGTTAGTAAATAACGCTGCTTCAGGTGTACTTCGACCATTGATGGAACTAGAAGAAAACCATTGGGACTGGACAATGGATATTAACAGTAAAGCTGTTTTATTTTGTTCACAAGAAGCTGCGAAACGAATGGACAAAACGGGCGGCGGAAAAATCGTGAATTTAAGCTCAATCGGTGCGATTCGGTATTTAGATAATTATACGGCAGTCGGTGTTTCAAAAGCAGCAGTAGAAGCGTTAACGCGTTATTTAGCTGTTGAGTTAGCATCCAAAAATATTATTGTCAATGCTGTATCAGGTGGAGCGGTGGATACAGATGCGCTAAAGCATTTTCCAAATCGTGAAGAATTATTAGGGGGATCTTCCCAAAAAACGCCAGCGGGACGTTTAGTTGAAAAAGAAGATTTAGCAAATATAGTGATGTTTTTATTGTCTGATCAAGCGAATATGATTTGTGGACAAACCATTATTGTAGATGGTGGAATTTCCCTTTTAACAATGTAG
- a CDS encoding RNA-guided endonuclease TnpB family protein translates to MANKAYKFRLYPTQEQEQLLVKTFGCVRFVYNKMLAERKEAYEQFKGDKEALKKQKFPTPAKYKEEFSWLKEVDSLALANTQLNLQKAYKNFFSGRAEFPKFKNRKARQFYTTNVINGNIMLLDGYIKLPKWKLVKMKQHRKIPSHHIIKSCTISRTKTGKYYVSILIEYEHQPVQKEVKAVVGLDFSMNGLFVDSEKGKTANYPRFYHQALEKLAKEQRILSLRKKGSNRWHKQRLKVAKLHEKIANQRKDFLHKESYKLVKLYDCVVIEDLNMKGMSQALHFGKSVTDNAWGMFTTFLQYKLEEQGKKLIKIDKWFPSSKTCSCCGQIKKSLFLSERTFHCDCGFVADRDWNASINIKHEGLRLLALS, encoded by the coding sequence ATGGCAAACAAAGCATATAAGTTTCGTCTGTATCCAACGCAAGAACAAGAGCAACTTCTTGTCAAAACCTTTGGATGTGTTCGTTTTGTCTACAACAAAATGTTAGCTGAACGAAAGGAAGCGTATGAACAATTCAAGGGCGACAAAGAAGCGCTAAAGAAGCAAAAGTTTCCTACTCCTGCTAAGTACAAGGAGGAGTTTTCATGGCTCAAAGAAGTAGATAGTCTTGCATTGGCGAACACCCAACTAAATTTGCAGAAGGCGTACAAAAACTTCTTTTCTGGTCGTGCTGAATTTCCGAAGTTCAAAAACCGTAAGGCAAGACAATTCTACACAACTAACGTGATAAATGGAAACATTATGCTTTTGGATGGCTATATTAAATTACCGAAATGGAAACTTGTGAAAATGAAGCAACATCGGAAAATTCCGTCGCATCATATCATCAAGTCTTGTACGATTTCTCGAACAAAAACAGGAAAATACTATGTTTCTATTCTCATCGAATACGAACATCAACCTGTACAAAAAGAAGTAAAAGCTGTTGTTGGCTTAGACTTTTCCATGAATGGTTTATTTGTCGATAGTGAAAAAGGGAAGACAGCCAATTACCCACGTTTCTATCATCAAGCTTTGGAAAAGTTAGCGAAGGAACAGCGTATTCTATCACTCAGAAAGAAAGGATCTAATCGTTGGCACAAACAACGTCTAAAAGTAGCGAAGCTACATGAAAAAATTGCGAACCAACGAAAGGACTTTCTACATAAGGAATCGTACAAATTAGTGAAACTGTATGACTGTGTGGTTATCGAAGACCTCAACATGAAAGGAATGTCACAAGCACTCCATTTCGGTAAAAGCGTTACGGATAATGCCTGGGGCATGTTCACGACATTTCTCCAATACAAGTTAGAAGAGCAAGGGAAAAAACTGATCAAAATAGATAAGTGGTTTCCATCATCCAAAACTTGTTCATGTTGTGGTCAGATAAAGAAGTCTCTATTTCTTTCTGAGCGTACATTCCACTGTGATTGTGGTTTTGTAGCAGACAGAGACTGGAATGCTTCTATCAACATCAAACATGAAGGATTACGCTTATTAGCGTTATCATAG
- a CDS encoding YfhJ family protein, with the protein MNAIFERLTNRLLEMNDYLSYHQARTWVEVLWEDFETTRAKGGWSYRGHEMTERIVLEWINRYGPTLHEFITDNPKYKHLLENSNGLKQ; encoded by the coding sequence ATGAATGCAATTTTTGAACGTTTAACGAATCGATTATTAGAAATGAACGATTATTTATCGTACCATCAAGCGAGGACATGGGTAGAAGTACTATGGGAAGATTTTGAAACGACACGAGCAAAAGGTGGATGGTCATATCGAGGACATGAAATGACAGAACGGATTGTTTTAGAATGGATTAACCGATATGGCCCTACTTTGCATGAATTCATAACCGATAATCCAAAGTATAAGCATTTATTAGAAAATAGTAATGGACTAAAGCAATAA
- a CDS encoding metal-dependent hydrolase, with the protein MDTGTHVVMGIALGGLATLDPVVATDPLTHQAIIIGVLVGSQAPDFDTVTKLRNNAVYLRNHRGMTHSIPAVCLWPILIASALFTVFPDVNLFHLWLWTFFSVILHVFVDVFNAYGTQALRPFSKKWIGLGVINTFDPFIFFSHLIALFIWRYTGEGGYTILTLYIILIFYYVWRFKARNRVQARVLKKIPSATQMFISPSYRWSDWHIAVKDPNLFYVIKIKKNKLKIIDTFEQQPLPTNEIMEAATTDENITAFLSFSKIYTWEIHKEQNKIEVRFTDLRYLSKSYYPFVAVVHLNLDLMPQSSFTGWVFSEDKLQKKLSYITE; encoded by the coding sequence ATGGATACAGGTACCCATGTTGTAATGGGAATTGCACTTGGTGGATTAGCAACGTTAGATCCTGTTGTTGCTACAGATCCATTGACACATCAAGCTATTATTATTGGGGTATTAGTTGGCTCTCAAGCTCCTGATTTTGATACTGTTACAAAATTGCGCAATAATGCGGTGTATTTACGAAATCATCGTGGAATGACACATTCTATTCCCGCTGTTTGTTTATGGCCTATCTTAATTGCCAGTGCTCTTTTTACTGTTTTTCCAGACGTAAACTTATTTCATTTATGGCTTTGGACCTTTTTCTCCGTTATTTTACACGTTTTTGTCGATGTATTTAACGCATATGGTACCCAAGCGCTCCGTCCCTTTTCAAAAAAATGGATTGGTCTAGGAGTTATCAATACATTTGATCCATTTATTTTCTTTAGCCACCTAATTGCTTTGTTCATTTGGAGGTATACAGGAGAGGGTGGTTATACGATCTTAACGCTTTATATTATCTTGATTTTTTATTATGTATGGAGATTTAAAGCTAGAAATCGTGTACAAGCTCGGGTCTTAAAAAAAATTCCCTCCGCCACTCAAATGTTCATCTCTCCAAGCTATCGTTGGAGTGACTGGCATATCGCCGTAAAAGATCCAAACCTTTTTTATGTCATAAAAATTAAAAAAAATAAATTAAAAATTATCGATACATTTGAACAACAACCACTGCCAACAAATGAAATTATGGAAGCTGCTACAACAGATGAAAACATTACAGCCTTTTTATCTTTTTCGAAAATCTATACGTGGGAAATTCACAAAGAGCAAAATAAAATCGAAGTTCGTTTTACCGATTTACGCTATTTAAGCAAAAGTTATTATCCTTTTGTAGCGGTCGTACATCTCAATTTAGATTTAATGCCACAATCCTCTTTCACAGGCTGGGTATTTAGTGAAGATAAATTGCAAAAAAAATTATCTTACATCACAGAATAG
- a CDS encoding S-layer homology domain-containing protein: MKKKTLIIGNVLLVVIIVGVFIIGSDIFTGKNKSDSNIIKESKKELKKETFTSPYLDIPNSDERLDTIMWATEKGLVKPDENGNFNPEATVTEEQLAEMIVLYYETLYKEIGKIKENNSSEKQEKIYTTLLQYQVPLKGYMDIPTRENEVNVGYLAEILSYINGEKYNNYTESYEYLQKVDSSRWKDKQPSEYIQKYDLIATLKEIENEKITDMADTIKKKKLSPDQALLALQQKDIQETDEKEKTKDSTKNEEELEKSLTKQSNLSNSKNNTKMERKIESKQNNNYKESPSSQNKSTNTSVSEKQQSIESKDATNSKNESVDSEFVPPPADQDTLVTPPAEPKVTSPADQDMLVTPPAEPEN, encoded by the coding sequence ATGAAGAAGAAAACACTGATTATTGGTAATGTTTTATTAGTTGTAATTATTGTAGGTGTATTTATCATAGGTAGTGATATCTTTACTGGAAAAAATAAAAGTGATTCAAATATCATAAAAGAATCTAAAAAAGAATTGAAAAAAGAAACATTTACAAGTCCTTATCTAGATATCCCAAATAGTGATGAACGTTTAGATACAATCATGTGGGCAACAGAAAAAGGATTAGTAAAACCAGATGAAAATGGAAACTTTAATCCAGAAGCAACGGTTACAGAGGAACAATTGGCAGAGATGATTGTTCTTTATTATGAAACATTATATAAGGAAATTGGGAAAATAAAAGAAAATAATAGTAGTGAAAAGCAAGAAAAAATCTATACTACATTACTACAATACCAAGTTCCTTTGAAGGGGTATATGGATATCCCAACGCGTGAGAATGAGGTGAATGTTGGTTATTTAGCAGAAATATTAAGTTATATCAATGGGGAAAAATACAATAATTATACAGAATCATATGAATATCTACAAAAAGTTGATTCTTCAAGGTGGAAAGATAAACAACCATCAGAATACATACAAAAGTACGACTTGATAGCAACACTTAAGGAAATTGAAAATGAAAAGATTACAGATATGGCTGATACAATAAAAAAGAAAAAGTTATCACCTGATCAAGCTCTTTTAGCACTACAACAAAAAGATATACAAGAAACGGATGAGAAAGAAAAAACAAAAGATTCTACTAAAAACGAAGAAGAATTGGAAAAATCCCTAACGAAACAAAGCAATCTTTCTAATTCAAAAAACAATACTAAAATGGAAAGAAAAATAGAAAGCAAACAAAATAATAATTATAAAGAATCTCCTTCTAGTCAGAATAAAAGTACCAATACTTCAGTATCGGAAAAACAACAAAGTATAGAGTCAAAGGACGCAACAAACTCTAAAAATGAAAGTGTGGACAGTGAATTCGTACCACCACCTGCTGACCAAGATACGCTAGTGACACCACCTGCTGAACCAAAAGTAACATCACCTGCTGACCAAGATATGTTAGTGACACCACCTGCTGAACCAGAAAATTAA
- a CDS encoding TIGR01777 family oxidoreductase, whose amino-acid sequence MKIAIAGGTGFVGKALTDLLVNEGHHVFILSRNEKVSKHPNITFVPWLGTHPLPTQRLEGIDAIVNLAGQTINSRWTKEMKQKIITSRLHATETIINIIEALETKPKVLINASAIGYYGTSLHDVFDEKNTTPGDDFLAQTVVKWEQTTKQTELFHVRTVLARFGVILGKEDGALPRMILPYKLFVGGPLGSGKQWLSWVHIDDVTRMIYFAIQNEEIHGPMNVTSPIPKRMNEFGKELAAVLKRPHLLPAPAVALRLALGEMSMLVLEGQHVKPTVALEHGYTFAFPDLKEALENIVNYSHHLSPLRVT is encoded by the coding sequence ATGAAAATTGCCATTGCTGGTGGAACAGGATTTGTAGGAAAAGCATTAACGGACCTTTTAGTAAACGAGGGACATCACGTATTTATTTTATCGCGAAATGAAAAAGTATCTAAACATCCAAATATAACTTTCGTCCCTTGGCTCGGCACTCATCCACTTCCGACACAACGATTAGAAGGAATAGATGCCATCGTAAATTTGGCTGGGCAAACAATTAATTCTCGATGGACAAAAGAAATGAAGCAAAAAATTATTACTAGTCGCCTTCATGCGACGGAAACGATTATTAACATTATCGAAGCATTAGAAACAAAACCAAAAGTTCTTATTAATGCTTCTGCCATTGGTTACTATGGCACTTCCTTACACGATGTGTTTGATGAAAAAAATACGACACCTGGCGATGACTTTTTAGCTCAAACCGTTGTGAAATGGGAACAAACAACGAAACAAACGGAACTATTTCATGTTCGTACAGTATTAGCACGATTTGGCGTTATTTTAGGAAAAGAAGACGGTGCTTTACCGAGAATGATACTTCCATATAAATTATTCGTAGGAGGCCCTCTCGGTTCAGGAAAACAGTGGCTTTCATGGGTTCATATAGATGATGTCACACGAATGATTTATTTCGCTATTCAAAACGAAGAAATTCACGGTCCAATGAACGTCACAAGTCCTATCCCAAAACGAATGAATGAGTTCGGTAAAGAACTAGCAGCCGTGCTAAAACGTCCTCACCTATTGCCAGCACCGGCAGTCGCCTTACGACTTGCACTTGGAGAAATGAGCATGCTTGTTTTAGAAGGACAACACGTAAAACCAACGGTCGCCCTAGAACATGGGTACACATTCGCCTTCCCTGACTTAAAAGAAGCATTAGAAAACATAGTGAACTACTCCCACCACTTATCACCCTTACGGGTCACTTGA
- a CDS encoding ABC transporter ATP-binding protein, whose product MNTIFRYLQFVKPYKKEIIITIFIGLIKFSIPLFMPLLLKYVIDQIISVDGMATDEKVQQLVWIMGIAFIVFVVIRPPVEYYRQYFAQWTASKILYDIRDQLFSHLQKLSMRYYSNHKVGEVISRVIHDVEQTKAFVVTGLMNIWLDSATIIIALAIMFSMNVKLTLAAILLFPFYGFSIKYFYGRLRKLTKVRSQALAEVQGHLHERIQGISVIRSFAVEDYEQQQFEKQNKNFLEKAIKHTRWNAKTFAVVNTITDVAPLLVIGYAAYEVIQGTLSIGTMVAFVAYMERLYNPLRRLVNSSTTLTQSLASMDRVFELIDEPYDIEDKKQAKVLQEVQGEVVFRNVSFRYEEDTNDVLKKIHLTVQKGETIALVGMSGGGKSSLVSLIPRFYDVTEGQILLDGVDIRDYQVRSLRDHIGMVLQDNILFSDSVRMNILMGNPEATEEEIMQAAKVAKAHEFIMNLPEGYDTKIGERGVKLSGGQKQRLAIARVFLKNPPILIFDEATSALDLESEHEIQGAMERLAKDKTTFIVAHRLATITYADRIVVMKHGEIIETGTHEQLMEKKGEYYNLYTVQQLDSEKS is encoded by the coding sequence CTGAATACTATTTTTCGTTATTTACAATTTGTAAAACCTTATAAAAAAGAAATAATAATCACAATTTTTATTGGATTAATCAAGTTTAGTATCCCTTTATTCATGCCGCTTTTATTAAAATATGTGATTGATCAAATTATTTCAGTAGATGGTATGGCGACGGACGAAAAAGTACAGCAGTTAGTATGGATAATGGGAATAGCTTTTATTGTTTTTGTTGTCATTCGTCCACCTGTGGAATATTATCGCCAGTATTTTGCGCAATGGACTGCAAGCAAAATATTGTACGATATACGCGATCAACTATTTAGTCATTTGCAAAAATTGAGCATGCGTTATTATTCGAATCATAAAGTAGGAGAAGTTATTTCGCGTGTTATTCACGATGTAGAACAAACAAAAGCATTTGTTGTGACAGGATTAATGAATATTTGGTTAGATAGCGCTACGATTATTATTGCATTGGCGATTATGTTTTCAATGAACGTAAAATTAACGCTTGCTGCTATTTTGCTCTTTCCTTTTTACGGATTTTCAATTAAATATTTTTATGGTCGATTGCGTAAATTAACGAAAGTTCGTTCGCAAGCATTAGCGGAAGTACAAGGACATTTGCATGAAAGAATCCAAGGGATTTCTGTTATCCGTAGTTTTGCTGTCGAAGATTACGAACAACAACAATTTGAAAAACAAAATAAAAACTTTTTAGAAAAAGCAATCAAACATACAAGATGGAATGCAAAAACATTTGCAGTAGTAAATACGATTACAGATGTTGCTCCATTACTCGTTATTGGATATGCGGCTTATGAAGTAATCCAAGGAACATTATCAATCGGTACGATGGTAGCATTTGTTGCATATATGGAGCGATTGTATAACCCACTTCGCCGTTTAGTTAATTCATCTACCACGTTGACGCAATCGTTAGCATCGATGGACCGGGTATTTGAATTGATAGATGAACCGTATGATATTGAAGATAAAAAACAAGCAAAAGTGTTACAAGAGGTGCAAGGGGAAGTTGTTTTTAGAAATGTATCATTTCGATATGAAGAAGACACAAACGATGTTTTGAAAAAGATTCATTTAACCGTTCAAAAAGGGGAAACAATTGCGTTAGTTGGGATGAGTGGTGGGGGTAAATCTTCGCTTGTTAGTCTCATTCCTCGTTTTTATGATGTAACAGAAGGACAAATTTTATTAGATGGTGTCGATATTCGTGATTATCAAGTACGTTCATTACGCGACCACATTGGCATGGTACTTCAAGATAATATTTTATTTAGTGATTCTGTTCGGATGAATATTTTAATGGGGAATCCTGAAGCGACAGAAGAAGAAATCATGCAAGCAGCGAAAGTAGCAAAAGCGCATGAGTTTATTATGAATTTACCAGAAGGGTATGATACGAAAATCGGAGAACGCGGGGTAAAATTATCTGGAGGACAAAAACAGAGACTCGCGATAGCGCGCGTATTTTTAAAAAATCCCCCTATTTTAATTTTTGATGAAGCAACGAGTGCGCTTGATTTAGAAAGTGAACACGAAATTCAAGGAGCAATGGAACGTTTGGCAAAAGATAAAACGACATTTATCGTTGCGCATCGTTTAGCTACGATTACATATGCTGATCGAATTGTTGTGATGAAGCACGGGGAAATAATAGAAACGGGTACACACGAACAATTAATGGAGAAAAAAGGAGAATACTACAATCTTTATACTGTTCAACAGTTGGACTCAGAAAAATCTTAG
- a CDS encoding DUF402 domain-containing protein: protein MSKKEKSIIRIESHKHNGEIHRIWEQTYVLHQEDGKIIGANIGTKVIEPGKREFFTIDPAICYFDQQHWFNVIGLIKEDGIHCYCNMTNAYDLQNQVLIYIDYDLDVIVAPDGSFKIVDQDEFDLHQKEMDYPGEVIKKVEEELKELLEWIRQKKGPFDPKFVPKWYKEFQGKKE from the coding sequence ATGTCGAAAAAAGAAAAGAGTATCATTCGAATTGAAAGTCATAAACATAACGGGGAAATTCATAGAATTTGGGAACAAACATATGTATTACATCAAGAAGATGGAAAAATAATCGGAGCAAACATTGGTACAAAAGTAATCGAACCAGGAAAAAGGGAATTTTTTACGATAGACCCTGCCATTTGTTATTTTGATCAGCAGCATTGGTTTAATGTAATTGGACTAATAAAAGAAGACGGCATTCATTGTTATTGCAATATGACGAATGCGTATGATTTACAAAATCAAGTGTTAATTTATATTGATTACGATTTAGACGTCATTGTTGCACCAGATGGCTCATTTAAAATTGTTGACCAAGATGAATTTGACCTTCATCAAAAAGAAATGGATTATCCAGGGGAGGTCATAAAAAAAGTGGAAGAAGAATTGAAAGAATTATTAGAATGGATTCGTCAGAAAAAAGGGCCGTTTGATCCTAAATTTGTTCCTAAATGGTATAAGGAATTTCAAGGAAAGAAGGAATAA
- the recX gene encoding recombination regulator RecX: MTIITRITVHPKKKDWYYVYIDCGAGEEFGFTIDSDLFIRFRLQKGMEIDHTKLMEIVREKEKKRAIGLALSYLSYRMRSEHELIEYLKRKELDYSTIVGCIDTLKSYHYINDEEFSNQYVQSKMNTQLKGPLLIKRELEEKGVSSTIISSSLSRMSFESQVSRLISYIEKKQEVLGNTSLKEKKQKIYQQLYRKGFSRDVIQTAFAQAKWEYSDQAEHSALQYHGEKALYKYRKYTGYEKKMRVKQYLVRKGFTFEQIDTFLQNNEDE, encoded by the coding sequence ATGACAATCATAACAAGAATCACCGTTCATCCCAAAAAGAAAGATTGGTACTATGTGTATATCGATTGTGGAGCTGGTGAAGAGTTTGGCTTTACGATTGACAGTGATTTGTTTATTCGATTTCGACTACAAAAAGGCATGGAAATTGATCATACAAAACTTATGGAAATTGTTCGTGAAAAAGAAAAAAAACGCGCGATTGGTCTCGCTTTATCTTATTTATCGTACCGAATGCGCTCAGAACACGAATTAATTGAGTATTTAAAACGAAAAGAGTTAGATTATTCCACTATTGTAGGATGTATCGATACATTAAAATCATATCATTACATAAATGATGAAGAATTCAGTAATCAGTATGTGCAATCGAAAATGAATACACAACTAAAAGGGCCATTATTAATAAAACGAGAGTTAGAAGAAAAAGGAGTTTCTTCCACCATAATTTCTTCAAGTTTATCACGAATGTCCTTTGAGAGCCAAGTAAGTCGTCTTATATCGTATATTGAAAAAAAACAGGAAGTACTAGGAAATACTTCGTTAAAAGAAAAAAAACAAAAAATATACCAGCAGTTATATCGAAAAGGATTTTCTCGCGATGTTATTCAAACAGCCTTTGCACAAGCAAAATGGGAATATTCTGATCAAGCAGAACATTCAGCTTTACAATATCACGGAGAAAAAGCATTATATAAGTATCGGAAATATACAGGTTATGAAAAAAAGATGCGAGTGAAGCAGTATTTAGTTCGAAAAGGCTTCACCTTTGAGCAAATTGACACTTTTCTTCAAAATAACGAAGACGAGTAA
- a CDS encoding gamma-type small acid-soluble spore protein codes for MPNKTTAGTDVNHVKQQNAQSAGAQQGQNSMTEFASETNVQEVKMQNQQSEQNKKMSSSK; via the coding sequence ATGCCAAATAAGACTACTGCTGGAACTGATGTGAACCATGTGAAGCAACAAAATGCTCAATCTGCTGGTGCACAACAAGGGCAAAACTCTATGACAGAGTTTGCGTCAGAAACAAATGTTCAGGAAGTTAAAATGCAAAACCAACAATCTGAACAAAACAAAAAAATGTCTTCTTCTAAATAA
- a CDS encoding YfhH family protein — translation MEQMKRYSEMSEFELHREISQLNEKAKKAEQMGMVNELAVYERKIAMAKAYLIDPSDFHPEETYEIKDDPGEIFKISYINGTFAWGHRSGNPKLEALPVSMLGNKVE, via the coding sequence ATGGAACAAATGAAACGTTATAGTGAAATGTCAGAATTTGAACTGCATCGTGAAATTTCTCAACTGAATGAAAAAGCAAAAAAAGCAGAACAAATGGGGATGGTGAATGAATTAGCAGTTTATGAACGGAAAATTGCTATGGCGAAAGCATATTTAATCGACCCAAGTGACTTTCATCCAGAAGAAACATATGAAATTAAAGATGATCCTGGAGAAATATTTAAAATTTCGTACATAAATGGTACATTTGCTTGGGGACATCGTAGTGGGAATCCAAAATTAGAAGCATTACCTGTTTCTATGTTAGGAAATAAAGTAGAGTAA
- a CDS encoding S-layer homology domain-containing protein → MKKTSKMFMILNIIILVMIIIVVIIGSNKFKLDETGINEVKSDTQIEKQEVVYKDISQSDEKYNTVMWATEKELVQPDENGNFNPDQLLTEAEFAQMVVHYFPSLKANVTVEKNDNPEEHNNMVYNVLKDNDVSLDGMDNPDVQAEPVIKGVVAKTVMNLVSDENIRYQSHAIELLVNNNIWTDVENYIEATDEEITKYELVETFKKMEENNLVEVK, encoded by the coding sequence TTGAAAAAAACATCAAAAATGTTCATGATTTTAAACATCATTATTCTAGTTATGATTATAATAGTTGTCATTATCGGGAGTAATAAATTTAAATTAGATGAAACTGGTATTAATGAAGTAAAATCAGACACACAAATTGAAAAACAAGAAGTAGTATACAAAGATATTTCTCAAAGTGATGAAAAGTATAATACTGTGATGTGGGCAACAGAAAAAGAATTAGTACAACCAGATGAAAATGGAAATTTTAATCCAGATCAACTTCTTACAGAAGCAGAATTTGCGCAAATGGTTGTGCATTATTTCCCTTCTTTAAAAGCGAATGTTACGGTTGAAAAAAATGATAATCCAGAAGAACATAATAATATGGTGTACAATGTTTTAAAAGATAACGATGTGTCATTAGACGGAATGGATAATCCTGATGTACAAGCGGAACCTGTTATAAAAGGAGTAGTAGCAAAAACAGTAATGAATTTAGTTTCAGATGAAAATATTCGCTATCAAAGTCATGCCATTGAATTGCTAGTAAATAATAACATTTGGACAGATGTGGAAAACTATATCGAAGCAACGGATGAGGAAATAACGAAATACGAATTAGTGGAAACATTCAAAAAAATGGAAGAAAATAATTTGGTGGAAGTAAAATAA
- the mutY gene encoding A/G-specific adenine glycosylase, giving the protein MMEMKELVKQMDVATFQRNLVEWFLKNQRNLPWRQNKDPYKIWVSEIMLQQTKVDTVIPYFERFVSKFHTVYDLAKADEEEVLKAWEGLGYYSRARNLQTAVREVVQKYDGVVPNTEEEISTLKGVGPYTTGAILSIAYNLPVPAVDGNVMRVFSRLFALHDDIAKPKTRKKIEEIVREVIDQNRPGDFNQAIMELGALVCTPTSPACLLCPVQEHCQAFHQGLESTLPIKTRKKSTKEVSLSVSIMKNEQNQYIVEKRPDTGLLAKLWEFPNVSTLRKTKNEQKNFQKALEKLYDVDIQKINYEYEFEHIFSHLKWKISVYSSEYKGTIIESERKRLVTKEELLQLPFPVPYQKMIKKIILK; this is encoded by the coding sequence ATAATGGAAATGAAAGAACTTGTAAAACAAATGGATGTCGCAACATTTCAACGAAATTTAGTGGAATGGTTTTTAAAAAATCAACGAAATTTACCGTGGCGACAAAATAAAGATCCATATAAAATATGGGTTTCCGAAATTATGTTACAACAAACGAAAGTAGATACAGTAATTCCGTATTTTGAACGGTTTGTTTCTAAATTTCATACGGTGTATGACTTAGCAAAAGCGGATGAAGAAGAAGTGTTAAAAGCGTGGGAAGGGTTAGGATATTATTCTAGGGCACGCAACTTGCAAACAGCTGTAAGAGAAGTAGTTCAAAAATATGACGGTGTTGTTCCTAATACAGAAGAAGAAATTTCTACTTTAAAAGGAGTAGGACCTTATACAACGGGAGCGATTTTAAGTATCGCATACAATTTACCTGTCCCTGCTGTAGACGGAAATGTAATGAGGGTATTTTCGCGGCTGTTTGCCCTTCATGATGACATCGCGAAGCCGAAAACAAGAAAAAAAATAGAAGAGATTGTCCGAGAAGTAATCGACCAAAACCGTCCTGGTGATTTTAATCAAGCGATTATGGAACTTGGTGCGTTAGTCTGTACGCCAACATCCCCAGCTTGCTTGCTTTGTCCTGTACAGGAACATTGCCAAGCATTTCATCAAGGATTAGAATCTACTTTACCGATTAAAACGAGAAAAAAATCAACGAAAGAAGTGTCTTTGTCAGTAAGCATTATGAAAAATGAACAAAACCAATATATCGTAGAAAAAAGACCTGACACTGGCTTGCTTGCTAAGTTATGGGAGTTTCCAAATGTTTCAACGCTTCGTAAAACGAAAAATGAACAGAAGAATTTTCAAAAGGCATTGGAAAAACTGTATGACGTCGATATTCAAAAAATCAATTACGAATATGAGTTTGAGCATATCTTTTCTCATTTAAAATGGAAAATATCAGTTTACAGTAGTGAATATAAAGGTACTATTATAGAAAGTGAACGAAAAAGATTAGTGACAAAAGAAGAATTACTACAACTACCATTTCCAGTACCGTATCAAAAAATGATTAAAAAGATTATATTGAAATAA